The following proteins are encoded in a genomic region of Coffea eugenioides isolate CCC68of chromosome 6, Ceug_1.0, whole genome shotgun sequence:
- the LOC113774595 gene encoding uncharacterized protein LOC113774595: MEFEGRYGQVQRQKYDCLLFDLDDTLYPLSSGLAAGCLKNIQDYMVEKLGIHKTKIPDLCNLLYKNYGTTMAGLRAVGYDFDYDDYHSFVHGRLPYDNLKPDPVLKSLLLGLPFRKLIFTNADEAHATKVLSRLGLEGCFEGIICFETLNPTHKTTVSDDEDDIEFVGSTTPGSIPGSRSSDIFDIIAHFAQPNPSAALPKTPIVCKPSEAAIERALELANINPHRTLFFEDSVRNIEAGKRVGLHTVLVGTSQRVRGADYVLESIHNIREAIPELWEADKMAEVNYSGVAVETSVTA, translated from the exons ATGGAATTCGAGGGGCGTTACGGACAGGTTCAGAGGCAAAAGTATGACTGCCTTTTATTTG ACCTGGATGATACTCTTTATCCCTTAAGTTCGGGTCTGGCAGCTGGATGCCTCAAAAATATTCAAG ATTATATGGTTGAAAAGCTTGGGATACACAAGACCAAAATCCCTGATTTGTGTAACCTTCTCTACAAAAATTACGGGACCACCATGGCGGGCCTTAGG GCAGTCGGTTATGATTTTGACTATGATGATTATCATAG CTTTGTCCATGGGAGATTACCTTACGACAATTTAAAGCCCGATCCCGTTTTGAAGAGCCTTTTGTTAGGCTTGCCTTTCCGCAAACTG ATCTTCACAAATGCTGATGAGGCCCACGCCACCAAAGTTCTAAGCAGATTGGGGTTGGAAGGTTGTTTCGAAGGCATTATATGCTTTGAGACCCTCAATCCCACTCATAAGACCACAGTTTCTGATGACGAGGATGATATTGAATTTGTGGGCTCAACAACACCTGGCTCAATCCCTGGCTCCCGTAGCTCCGACATATTTGATATAATCGCACATTTTGCTCAACCTAATCCTAGCGCAGCATTGCCGAAGACCCCAATAGTTTGTAAGCCATCAGAAGCTGCCATTGAACGGGCTCTCGAGTTGGCCAACATCAATCCACACAGAACG CTGTTCTTTGAGGATAGCGTAAGAAATATTGAAGCCGGGAAACGTGTAGGTCTGCATACTGTACTG GTGGGCACCTCTCAAAGAGTTAGGGGTGCAGATTATGTCTTAGAAAGCATCCATAACATTAGGGAAGCAATACCAGAACTCTGGGAAGCCGACAAGATGGCTGAAGTCAATTACTCTGGAGTTGCGGTAGAAACGTCTGTGACAGCATAG
- the LOC113773367 gene encoding uncharacterized protein At5g02240, giving the protein MATMLTRVPIAAPIQRHNKLSLVKSLDKNRVLEEFCAISPVGRQRSFGRRLRIAAMADFNKSTVLVTGAGGRTGQIVYKKLKERSDQYIARGLVRTQESKEKIGGADDVYVGDIRNFDTIVPPIQGIDALIILTSAVPKMKPGFDPTKGGRPEFYFEDGAYPEQVDWIGQKNQIDAAKAAGVKHIVLIGSMGGTDPNHPLNSLANGNILIWKRKAEQYLADSGIPYTIIRAGGLQDKEDGVRELLIGKDDELLQLETRTIPRADVAEVSIQALQFEEAKNKAFDLASKPEGTAAPTKDFKALFSQVTTRF; this is encoded by the exons ATGGCAACCATGTTGACACGTGTCCCCATCGCCGCCCCAATCCAGCGCCATAATAAATTGAGTCTGGTCAAGTCACTCGACAAAAACAGAGTGCTTGAAGAATTCTGTGCTATCTCACCAGTTGGAAGGCAGAGAAGTTTCGGGAGGCGCCTTCGTATAGCTGCAATGGCCGATTTTAACAAAAGCACTGTTCTTGTCACCGGTGCTGGTGGTAGAACCG GACAAATTGTTTATAAGAAATTGAAGGAGAGGTCAGACCAGTATATCGCCAGAGGTTTAGTTAGGACTCAGGAGAGCAAGGAGAAAATTGGGGGAGCGGATGATGTTTATGTTGGGGATATTAGGAATTTTGACACCATTGTCCCTCCCATACAGGGTATCGATGCACTTATTATTTTGACAAGTGCTGTGCCCAAAATGAAACCAGGTTTTGATCCAACCAAAGGTGGAAGACCCGAATTCTATTTTGAAGATGGAGCTTATCCTGAACAG GTTGACTGGATCGGACAAAAGAATCAAATTGATGCAG CTAAAGCTGCCGGAGTGAAGCACATTGTACTCATTGGGTCAATGGGAGGAACAGATCCCAATCACCCACTGAACAGCTTAGCGAATGGGAACATACTG ATATGGAAGAGAAAGGCTGAACAATACCTGGCAGATTCGGGGATCCCATACACCATTATAAG AGCTGGTGGCTTGCAAGACAAAGAAGATGGTGTGAGGGAGCTACTTATTGGAAAGGATGATGAGCTACTTCAGTTGGAAACAAGAACCATTCCCAGGGCTGACGTTGCTGAAGTCAGCATTCAG GCTCTACAGTTTGAGGAGGCAAAAAATAAGGCATTTGATCTGGCCTCAAAGCCCGAGGGGACTGCCGCACCTACAAAGGATTTCAAGGCTTTATTCTCCCAAGTCACTACTCGCTTTTGA
- the LOC113774769 gene encoding UPF0161 protein At3g09310, which translates to MATILIHNSNFHHHVHKQHLCPSRCGRNPTTVSLNFSSNLIHHSNLRASVPTNKPRQRGARIVNSSEKEKESIQSNSEDEEAYDLGVKAALSVLRFYKREISPLLPKSCRFVPTCSEYSMIAYKKYGFAKGTVLTAWRLCRCNPLGGSGFDPPRWFDETRPTQH; encoded by the exons ATGGCGACAATCTTGATTCACAACTCCAACTTCCACCACCATGTCCACAAGCAGCACCTGTGCCCTAGTAGATGTGGAAGAAACCCTACCACCGTATCTCTCAATTTCTCGTCTAACCTGATTCATCACTCTAATCTCCGGGCAAGCGTTCCTACAAATAAACCA AGACAACGGGGTGCTAGGATTGTTAATTCTTCGGAGAAAGAGAAGGAATCCATCCAGAGCAACTCAGAAG ATGAAGAGGCGTATGATTTGGGGGTCAAAGCTGCATTGTCCGTGCTCAGATTCTACAAAA GGGAAATCTCGCCGTTGTTGCCAAAGAGTTGTCGTTTCGTTCCAACATGCAGCGAGTATTCCATGATTGCTTACAAGAAATATGGATTTGCTAAGGGAACCGTTTTGACTGCTTGGCGTCTATGTCGCTGCAATCCTCTTG GAGGCTCTGGCTTTGATCCCCCAAGATGGTTTGATGAGACGAGACCAACACAGCATTGA
- the LOC113774768 gene encoding oxysterol-binding protein-related protein 3A-like, whose product MAQKQTSGGDGGGGFFTSIAWGLSNFGSVVSKSVNGLLGYEGLEVINPEGGSGDAESEAQKGRWKEEDRDNYWKMMQKYIGSDVTSMVTLPVLIFEPMTMLQRMAELMEYSYLLDLADQCNDPHMRLVYAASWFISLYYAYQRTWKPFNPILGETYEMINHGGITFIAEQVSHHPPMSAAHAENDHFVYDITSKVKTKFLGNSVEVYPLGRTRLTLKRDGVILDLVPPQTKINNLIFGRTWIDSPGEMILTNLTTGDKVVLYFQPCGWFGAGRYEVDGYVYNGDEEPKILMTGKWNEFMNFQPCDLEGEPLPGTKLEEVWRVAGAPENDKFQYTHFGHKVNSFETAPSKLLESDSRLRPDRQALEKGDLSKAAAEKSSLEERQRAEKKMREAKGDEHKPRWFDLSTEISATPWGDLEVYNYNGKYAQHRAAIDGSDNVGGVDIGSTAFNPWQYQDVAAASE is encoded by the exons GTTGCTTGGATATGAAGGGCTGGAAGTTATAAATCCCGAAGGGGGCAGTGGAGATGCCGAGTCGGAAGCTCAGAAAGGAAGATGGAAGGAGGAG GATCGCGACAATTATTGGAAGATGATGCAAAAGTATATTGGGTCCGATGTCACATCAATGGTGACACTACCGGTTCTTATCTTTGAGCCTATGACAATGCTTCAGAGGATGGCCGAG TTAATGGAATATTCCTACCTACTAGACTTGGCGGATCAATGTAATGACCCACATATGAGACTCGTTTATGCTG CTTCCTGGTTTATATCCTTGTATTATGCTTACCAGCGCACTTGGAAACCTTTCAATCCAATTCTTGGTGAAACTTATGAAATGATCAACCATGGTGGGATTACATTTATAGCAGAGCAG GTAAGCCATCACCCTCCCATGAGTGCAGCTCATGCCGAAAATGACCATTTTGTTTATGATATAACTTCAAAGGTGAAGACCAAATTCTTGGGCAACTCAGTTGAAGTTTATCCCCTTGGAAG GACACGGCTGACACTTAAAAGAGATGGTGTCATCCTTGACTTGGTTCCACCACAGACAAAAATTAACAATCTTATATTTGGTCGAACCTGGATTGATTCACCTGGGGAGATGATCTTGACAAACTTGACCACTGGGGACAAAGTCGTGCTGTATTTTCAACCTTGTGGTTGGTTCGG GGCTGGTCGCTATGAAGTTGACGGATATGTATACAATGGTGACGAAGAGCCCAAAATTCTAATGACAGGAAAATGGAATGAGTTCATGAACTTTCAACCATGCGATTTGGAAGGAGAACCGCTTCCTGGCACAAAGCTGGAGGAG GTATGGAGGGTTGCCGGTGCACCTGAAAATGACAAATTTCAGTATACGCATTTCGGGCACAAGGTAAACAGCTTTGAAACTGCACCCAGCAAGCTGTTGGAGTCTGATTCTCGCTTACGTCCTGATCGGCAAGCACTTGAGAAGGGTGACCTATCCAAGGCTGCGGCAGAAAAGAgcag TTTGGAAGAGAGGCAAAGAGCCGAAAAGAAAATGCGTGAAGCCAAGGGTGATGAACATAAACCAAGATGGTTCGACTTATCAACTGAAATATCAGCGACGCCCTGGGGTGACTTGGAAGTCTACAACTACAATGGCAAATATGCTCAACATCGTGCTGCTATTGATGGTTCAGACAATGTCGGCGGGGTAGATATCGGATCCACGGCGTTCAATCCATGGCAATACCAGGATGTCGCCGCAGCTTCAGAGTAG